A single Dechloromonas denitrificans DNA region contains:
- a CDS encoding ABC transporter permease — translation MPETLTLESREVSVTPTPQVIDGPAETPLSARLANVVEASLIWIVLFGGWFLAAEYTPLGDNPLIPGPLVTARALWEALPELWQGTISSFTILVPGFLLAALLGIVSGLGIGTSPRLQRAFFPFARVVAPVPPTVYIPYAIAILPTFKLSAIFVVFIGAFWPIFQNAAAGAHALEERYRDNARTLGLTGFEYHWRVVFPAALPHIFSGMAVGLGFSFILLTVAELFGANAGLGRFVQYYADFADYPKMVAGILYTGLVTFLAMTGLEKLKRRALFWQR, via the coding sequence ATGCCCGAAACACTCACCCTCGAATCCCGCGAGGTCTCGGTGACGCCGACGCCACAAGTCATCGACGGACCGGCCGAAACGCCCTTGAGCGCACGCCTGGCCAACGTTGTCGAAGCCTCGCTGATCTGGATCGTCCTGTTCGGCGGCTGGTTCCTGGCCGCCGAATACACCCCGCTCGGCGACAACCCGCTGATTCCCGGCCCGCTCGTCACCGCCCGCGCCTTGTGGGAAGCGCTGCCCGAGCTCTGGCAGGGAACGATCTCGTCCTTCACCATCCTGGTCCCCGGCTTCCTGCTCGCCGCCCTGCTCGGCATCGTCTCCGGCCTGGGCATCGGCACCTCGCCGCGTCTGCAGCGGGCCTTCTTTCCCTTTGCCCGGGTCGTCGCCCCAGTGCCGCCGACCGTCTATATCCCTTACGCCATCGCCATTCTGCCGACCTTCAAGTTGTCGGCCATTTTCGTCGTCTTCATCGGCGCCTTCTGGCCGATCTTCCAGAATGCCGCCGCCGGCGCCCATGCCCTGGAAGAGCGCTACCGCGACAACGCCCGGACGCTTGGCCTCACCGGCTTTGAATACCACTGGCGCGTCGTCTTTCCGGCCGCCCTGCCCCACATCTTTTCCGGCATGGCGGTCGGCCTCGGCTTTTCCTTCATCCTGCTGACGGTTGCCGAGCTGTTCGGGGCCAATGCCGGGCTGGGGCGTTTCGTCCAGTATTACGCCGACTTTGCCGACTATCCGAAGATGGTGGCCGGCATTTTGTACACCGGGCTGGTGACTTTCCTGGCGATGACCGGGCTGGAAAAACTGAAGCGCCGCGCGCTGTTCTGGCAGCGTTGA
- a CDS encoding sulfate/molybdate ABC transporter ATP-binding protein, producing the protein MSIAIRNISKQFGAFQALDDVSIDIPSGELVALLGPSGCGKTTLLRIIAGLEYADRGQILLEGDDASDRHVRERQVGFVFQHYALFRHMTVFDNVAFGLRVRPRKFRPAEAEIKKRVTRLLDLVQLGWLADRFPSQLSGGQRQRIALARALAVEPKVLLLDEPFGALDAKVRKELRRWLRQLHDEIHVTSVFVTHDQEEALEVSDRVVLMNKGKVEQIGAPDQVYDHPATSFVASFLGSVNLFHGRVEDGHLHVGEHALTLGHGHEPSEQAVGYVRPHEFDLLPANAPEGGLPARILRVIAIGPLAQVELSRPDGELVEVSVLREVLAASGLREGDDVALRPRAIRVFQNNRLAA; encoded by the coding sequence ATGAGTATCGCCATTCGCAACATCAGCAAGCAGTTCGGAGCCTTTCAGGCGCTGGATGACGTCTCCATCGACATTCCTTCCGGCGAACTGGTGGCGCTGCTCGGACCTTCCGGCTGCGGCAAGACGACACTGCTGCGCATCATCGCCGGCCTGGAGTATGCCGATCGGGGCCAGATCCTGCTCGAAGGTGACGACGCCTCCGACCGCCATGTGCGCGAGCGCCAGGTCGGTTTCGTTTTCCAGCATTACGCCCTGTTCCGCCATATGACGGTGTTCGACAACGTGGCGTTCGGCCTGCGTGTCCGGCCGAGAAAATTCCGGCCGGCCGAAGCCGAAATCAAAAAACGCGTGACGCGCCTGCTCGATCTGGTTCAGTTGGGCTGGCTGGCCGACCGCTTCCCCTCGCAGCTGTCCGGCGGCCAGCGCCAGCGGATAGCCCTGGCCCGGGCGCTCGCCGTTGAGCCGAAGGTGTTGCTGCTCGACGAGCCGTTCGGCGCGCTCGATGCCAAGGTACGCAAGGAATTGCGCCGCTGGCTGCGGCAGTTGCACGATGAAATTCACGTCACCAGCGTTTTCGTGACGCACGACCAGGAAGAGGCGCTCGAGGTGTCCGACCGCGTCGTACTGATGAACAAGGGCAAGGTCGAACAGATCGGTGCGCCGGATCAGGTATACGACCATCCGGCCACATCCTTCGTCGCCAGCTTCCTGGGCTCGGTCAATCTGTTCCACGGCCGGGTCGAAGATGGCCATCTGCATGTCGGCGAGCACGCCCTGACACTTGGCCACGGTCACGAGCCGAGCGAGCAGGCGGTCGGTTATGTCCGGCCGCACGAATTCGATCTGCTGCCAGCCAATGCCCCGGAGGGCGGGCTGCCGGCAAGAATCCTGCGAGTGATCGCCATTGGTCCGCTGGCCCAGGTCGAACTGAGCCGGCCGGATGGCGAATTGGTCGAGGTGTCGGTGTTGCGCGAAGTGCTCGCTGCGTCGGGCCTGCGCGAAGGTGACGATGTCGCACTGCGGCCGCGGGCCATTCGCGTATTCCAGAACAACCGCCTGGCGGCATAA
- a CDS encoding ABC transporter substrate-binding protein has product MQQKYSIKALVAALALAGGLSSALADTLKVGYLPVTGHGKFFVAKEQGLFAKEGLDVELIEFQNSADGLNAIIAGKLDVGAFGTTAPVAHLSKGAKIKIIGGIMGGDAALIATPANAGKIAGIADLKGKKIATVRMASGDAVLRGALKDKGINWKTDVQIFELKNPPAVIEAVKSGQVDAGLVWGPHDLRAEDQGLKIVIHSTDLQPAHPCCRLVVTEASLKNEATWEKFVRAILKAEKFAAENKKETIESIAKYIKLDQQLLWRGYYSQYLDQSSDPNVKGVKRFADVMVNSEFITSKPDLNAAIDARIYEKALNQLARENPADPFWKKLQKEFKQKDA; this is encoded by the coding sequence ATGCAACAGAAGTATTCCATCAAGGCTCTGGTCGCCGCGCTTGCCCTGGCCGGCGGCCTTTCCAGCGCCCTCGCCGACACGCTGAAAGTCGGTTATCTGCCGGTCACCGGCCACGGCAAGTTTTTCGTTGCCAAGGAACAAGGCCTGTTCGCCAAGGAAGGCCTCGACGTCGAACTGATCGAGTTCCAGAACTCGGCCGACGGCCTCAATGCCATCATCGCCGGCAAGCTCGATGTCGGTGCCTTCGGTACCACCGCGCCGGTCGCCCACCTCTCCAAGGGCGCCAAGATCAAGATCATCGGCGGCATCATGGGCGGTGACGCGGCATTGATCGCGACCCCGGCCAACGCCGGCAAGATCGCCGGGATCGCCGACCTCAAGGGCAAGAAGATCGCCACGGTGCGCATGGCTTCCGGCGATGCGGTGCTGCGCGGCGCGCTCAAGGACAAGGGCATCAACTGGAAGACCGATGTCCAGATATTCGAACTGAAGAACCCGCCCGCCGTCATCGAAGCCGTCAAGTCCGGCCAGGTCGATGCTGGCCTGGTATGGGGGCCGCATGACCTGCGCGCCGAAGACCAGGGTCTGAAAATCGTTATCCACTCGACCGACCTGCAACCGGCGCACCCGTGCTGCCGCCTGGTGGTTACCGAAGCCAGCCTGAAGAACGAAGCGACCTGGGAAAAGTTCGTCCGGGCCATTCTGAAGGCCGAGAAATTCGCCGCCGAGAACAAGAAGGAAACCATCGAGTCGATCGCCAAGTACATCAAGCTCGACCAGCAATTGCTCTGGCGCGGTTATTACTCGCAGTATCTTGACCAGTCGAGCGACCCCAACGTCAAGGGCGTCAAGCGCTTCGCCGACGTCATGGTCAATAGCGAGTTCATCACCAGCAAGCCGGACTTGAACGCCGCCATCGATGCCCGCATCTACGAAAAGGCGCTCAACCAGCTGGCCCGGGAAAACCCGGCCGATCCTTTCTGGAAAAAACTCCAGAAGGAATTCAAGCAGAAGGACGCGTAA
- a CDS encoding c-type cytochrome, with protein sequence MKRFLPLLGLLAASVASASDRPPVAPFPYFVGNCFNCHGTEGKANSAIPMIAGRDKAYLEEALKAFKGGTKQATIMHQLAKGYTDEEIAVLADYFSRQK encoded by the coding sequence ATGAAAAGATTCCTTCCGCTGCTCGGGCTGCTTGCAGCTTCGGTCGCGTCGGCGAGCGACAGGCCGCCCGTGGCCCCCTTCCCCTACTTCGTCGGCAATTGCTTCAACTGCCACGGCACTGAAGGCAAGGCCAACTCGGCCATTCCGATGATTGCCGGGCGCGACAAGGCCTATCTCGAAGAAGCGCTGAAGGCCTTCAAGGGCGGGACCAAGCAGGCGACGATCATGCATCAGCTGGCCAAAGGCTACACGGACGAAGAAATCGCCGTGCTGGCGGATTACTTCTCCCGTCAGAAATAA
- a CDS encoding SCO family protein, which yields MGYRLSYQRVLGLALALLALGTPAGPANAALFARTTTDLQAEVRAAAAEGKQLAVFLTLPDCPGCLEMERQVHAVPAIEKAFKRKFRTVSIDISTSDSLVDPAGRPSTPAAFAQRLRAVATPSYAFFNRDGQVLYRFTGTLDQNGFRQLADYVSSARYEQRPFVAPARQAAHATNLRLNAEPPTATVPLHPEFKLAATDGQTHRLADFRGLGVALAVGYTQCPDVCPTTLAELKAAVEALPPALKSQVQVLFATLDPERDAIPLLKDYATAFRPDGGRPILGLRGDAAETKNLIRQLQLVADKQPSASMGYTLDHTAGIFLFDADGRLLGLSPYGQPLKQLAADLASIAADASRRRQLAQH from the coding sequence ATGGGTTATCGCTTGTCGTACCAGCGGGTGCTGGGCTTGGCTCTTGCCCTGCTGGCCCTCGGCACGCCGGCCGGCCCGGCCAACGCCGCACTGTTTGCCCGGACAACGACCGACCTGCAGGCCGAAGTGCGGGCCGCCGCAGCCGAAGGCAAGCAGCTGGCGGTCTTCCTGACCCTGCCCGACTGCCCGGGCTGTCTGGAAATGGAACGGCAGGTACACGCCGTTCCGGCCATCGAGAAAGCCTTCAAGCGGAAGTTTCGCACGGTCAGCATCGACATTTCGACGAGCGACAGCCTGGTCGATCCGGCCGGCCGGCCATCGACCCCGGCCGCCTTTGCCCAGCGCCTGCGGGCTGTCGCCACGCCGTCCTACGCTTTTTTCAATCGCGACGGACAGGTGCTTTACCGGTTTACCGGCACGCTCGACCAGAACGGTTTCCGCCAACTGGCCGACTACGTGAGCAGTGCGCGCTATGAGCAACGTCCCTTCGTCGCCCCGGCCCGCCAGGCGGCCCATGCCACCAACTTGCGCCTGAATGCCGAGCCGCCGACCGCTACCGTGCCGCTGCACCCCGAGTTCAAGCTTGCCGCGACGGATGGTCAGACTCATCGCCTGGCCGACTTTCGCGGTCTCGGCGTCGCGCTGGCCGTCGGTTATACCCAGTGCCCGGATGTCTGCCCGACCACGCTGGCCGAGCTGAAGGCGGCCGTCGAAGCGCTGCCGCCGGCCCTCAAATCGCAAGTCCAGGTGCTGTTCGCAACGCTCGACCCCGAGCGCGATGCGATTCCCCTGCTCAAGGACTACGCAACGGCCTTCCGGCCGGACGGCGGCAGGCCGATTCTCGGCCTGCGTGGCGACGCGGCCGAGACGAAAAACCTGATCCGCCAATTGCAACTGGTGGCCGACAAGCAGCCTTCGGCATCGATGGGGTACACGCTGGATCACACCGCAGGCATCTTCCTCTTTGACGCCGACGGCCGTCTGCTCGGCCTGTCGCCCTACGGCCAGCCGCTCAAGCAACTGGCTGCCGATCTTGCCAGCATCGCGGCCGACGCCAGCCGTCGCCGTCAACTCGCTCAACACTAA
- a CDS encoding ABC transporter ATP-binding protein, with product MSHGLVLDGVDFSYDATRILDGIKLSIPTGQFVTLLGASGSGKSTLLRLIAGLQFPERGRLAWKGSAIAGPGLERGVVFQDYALFPWMSVVDNIAIAIGKARPETRKADRQAEAADYLKKVGLESAIGKYPFELSGGMRQRAAIARALALGSPLLLMDEPFGALDPVNRAKLQDLLLEIWEAATPKKTIVFVTHDVDEALYLGDRVVILGSTPGRVIADLPVEFPRHRDRRTLFDSDAFHTLRESIAETLAADTLRQLIAA from the coding sequence ATGAGCCACGGCCTCGTTCTCGATGGCGTCGATTTTTCCTACGACGCCACCCGGATTCTCGACGGGATCAAGCTGTCGATCCCGACCGGACAGTTCGTCACGCTGCTCGGCGCTAGCGGCTCGGGTAAATCGACCCTGCTGCGCCTGATCGCCGGTCTGCAGTTTCCCGAACGGGGCCGCCTGGCCTGGAAAGGCAGCGCCATTGCCGGTCCGGGACTGGAACGTGGCGTGGTCTTTCAGGACTACGCCCTGTTCCCCTGGATGTCGGTCGTCGACAACATCGCCATCGCCATCGGCAAGGCTCGCCCGGAAACCCGCAAGGCGGACCGCCAGGCCGAAGCCGCCGATTATCTGAAGAAGGTCGGACTGGAAAGCGCCATCGGCAAATACCCGTTCGAGCTTTCCGGCGGCATGCGCCAGCGCGCCGCCATCGCCCGTGCCCTCGCTCTCGGTTCGCCGCTATTGCTGATGGACGAACCGTTCGGCGCCCTTGACCCGGTCAACCGCGCCAAATTGCAGGACTTGCTGCTGGAAATCTGGGAAGCCGCGACGCCGAAGAAAACCATCGTCTTCGTCACACACGATGTCGACGAGGCGCTCTATCTCGGCGACCGCGTGGTGATCCTCGGTTCGACGCCGGGCCGCGTGATTGCCGACCTGCCGGTCGAGTTTCCCCGGCACCGCGACCGCCGCACGCTGTTCGACAGCGATGCCTTCCATACCCTGCGCGAATCGATCGCCGAAACGCTGGCCGCCGATACGCTGCGTCAGCTGATTGCGGCGTAA
- a CDS encoding CoA-transferase subunit beta, whose amino-acid sequence MSENLPYSRQEMMAIATGRELHDGELAIFGVGLSMLAGYFAQACHAPNIRAMTEGGVYGATPVGGLPWGIECNRISANATSFTNAIDAIGFLVASGRCDVGIIGAAQVDKFGNVNTTGIWEGEIGDRYRLPKTRLTGAGGANDIACGAGRVVIMVTHEAKRFADKVSYISSPGYLEGGNARERYGFVGKGPSAIITTLGILRPDPVSKEFILEAYYAFSSVEEILANTGWDLKVSPSVHVVPEPTAEELAALRRVDQTGALRKA is encoded by the coding sequence ATGAGCGAGAATCTGCCCTACAGCCGCCAGGAAATGATGGCGATCGCCACCGGCCGCGAACTGCACGACGGCGAGTTGGCAATTTTCGGCGTCGGCCTCTCGATGCTCGCCGGCTACTTTGCCCAGGCCTGCCACGCGCCGAACATCCGCGCTATGACCGAAGGCGGCGTCTATGGCGCCACGCCGGTCGGCGGCCTGCCCTGGGGCATCGAGTGCAACCGTATCTCGGCCAATGCCACCAGTTTCACCAACGCCATCGACGCCATCGGCTTTCTCGTCGCCTCCGGCCGCTGCGATGTCGGCATCATCGGCGCGGCGCAGGTCGACAAGTTCGGCAACGTCAACACCACCGGCATCTGGGAAGGCGAGATCGGCGACCGCTACCGCCTGCCGAAAACCCGCCTGACCGGCGCCGGCGGGGCCAACGACATCGCCTGCGGCGCCGGCCGCGTCGTCATCATGGTTACCCATGAAGCCAAGCGCTTTGCCGACAAGGTCAGCTACATCAGCTCGCCGGGCTACCTGGAAGGCGGCAACGCCCGCGAACGCTACGGTTTCGTCGGCAAGGGACCGTCCGCCATCATCACCACGCTCGGCATCCTGCGCCCGGACCCGGTCAGCAAGGAATTCATCCTCGAGGCCTATTACGCCTTCTCCAGCGTCGAGGAAATCCTCGCTAACACCGGTTGGGATCTGAAGGTTTCGCCCAGTGTTCATGTCGTGCCCGAGCCGACGGCCGAAGAGCTGGCCGCGCTGCGCCGCGTCGATCAGACCGGTGCGCTGCGCAAGGCCTGA
- a CDS encoding NAD(P)/FAD-dependent oxidoreductase — protein MSQINNDRRRLLQAFGASATLAGAALLPGGAFAAPQKNRKLGRVVVIGGGFGGATAAKYLRKWSNGAIEVVLIERNKEFISCPTSNEVLAGNRDYASLVHSYDALKKNWGIKVVHAEVSAIDPEKRQVRTSHGEQFGYDRLVISPGIEFNFGAVAGYDEKAQQKILHAWKAGPQTIALRQQLVDLADGGTFVLSIPKAPYRCPPGPYERASQIAHYFKTHKPNSKVLVLDGNDKIISKTKLFADVWANDYKGIIEYRPNWNTTEIDAATQTVTSEIGDKERGDIINLIPPQAAGKLARDAGVINANNRWATVDWVTLESTAVSNVHVLGDATLSSPLMPKSGHMANQHGKAAAAAIVEILSGRPAQPMLMANTCYSLVDARRGIHVDSVHRYDPEKKQLLVVEGSGGVSKEPSVEEGLFARAWARNIWSDTLS, from the coding sequence ATGTCTCAGATCAACAACGATCGCCGGCGCCTGCTCCAGGCCTTTGGCGCTTCCGCCACACTGGCCGGCGCCGCCCTGTTGCCAGGTGGGGCGTTCGCCGCACCGCAAAAGAACCGGAAACTCGGCCGCGTCGTCGTTATCGGCGGCGGCTTCGGCGGCGCCACCGCGGCCAAATACCTGCGCAAATGGAGCAATGGCGCCATCGAGGTCGTCCTCATCGAACGCAACAAGGAATTCATCTCCTGCCCGACCTCCAACGAGGTACTGGCCGGCAATCGCGACTACGCCTCACTCGTCCACAGCTACGATGCCCTGAAGAAGAACTGGGGCATCAAGGTGGTACACGCCGAGGTCAGCGCCATCGATCCGGAAAAACGGCAAGTCAGGACCAGTCACGGCGAGCAATTCGGCTACGACCGGCTGGTGATTTCGCCGGGTATCGAATTCAATTTCGGCGCCGTCGCCGGCTACGACGAGAAGGCGCAGCAGAAGATCCTGCACGCCTGGAAGGCCGGTCCGCAAACCATTGCCCTGCGCCAGCAACTGGTCGATCTGGCGGATGGCGGTACGTTCGTGCTGAGCATTCCGAAAGCGCCCTATCGCTGCCCGCCCGGTCCTTATGAGCGGGCCAGCCAGATCGCCCATTATTTCAAGACGCACAAGCCGAACTCGAAGGTCCTGGTTCTCGATGGCAACGACAAGATCATTTCCAAGACCAAGCTGTTTGCCGATGTCTGGGCCAACGACTACAAGGGCATCATCGAGTACCGGCCGAACTGGAATACCACCGAGATCGATGCCGCAACGCAGACCGTCACCAGCGAGATCGGCGACAAGGAGCGTGGCGACATCATCAACCTGATTCCGCCGCAGGCCGCTGGCAAGCTGGCCCGCGATGCCGGGGTGATCAATGCCAACAACCGCTGGGCCACCGTGGACTGGGTGACGCTCGAATCGACCGCGGTCAGCAACGTGCATGTGCTGGGCGATGCCACGCTGTCATCGCCGCTGATGCCGAAATCGGGCCACATGGCCAACCAGCACGGCAAGGCGGCAGCCGCAGCAATCGTCGAGATCCTCTCCGGTCGCCCGGCGCAGCCGATGCTGATGGCCAACACCTGCTACTCGCTCGTCGACGCTCGGCGCGGCATTCACGTCGATTCGGTGCACCGCTACGACCCGGAGAAGAAACAGTTGCTGGTGGTCGAAGGTTCGGGCGGCGTCTCGAAGGAACCCTCGGTCGAAGAAGGCCTGTTCGCCAGAGCCTGGGCCAGGAACATCTGGTCCGACACGCTGAGCTGA
- a CDS encoding CoA transferase subunit A, whose amino-acid sequence MPSNKLLPLAEAVRRYTWDGMQYASGAALPVGSDAIAFGRELVRQKRRDLHAIFHCNTQQLNLLAGAGAVSKAECGFSGLEVFGFANGLRRAVESGQLALEDYSNLAMAVRLLGGAMNWPFVPATVNIGSDIQDRSAFAPDEYPAKHKIPTVTDPFSGREIGAFSPLKPDLAAIHVSLADPLGNAIMLGTEWSRFELSRAARKVILIADAIVDTDCMRQFPNLVRIPDIIVEAVVYHPFAAWPQSSPGLYDVDEAHMKLMNKALATEQGTADYVRDFVDSYGDIDGYLDLIGRDNIARLSDSATSFLLDPFRQWIKTPEEIAALTAEVAA is encoded by the coding sequence ATGCCCAGCAACAAACTGCTGCCTCTGGCCGAAGCTGTCCGTCGCTATACCTGGGACGGCATGCAGTACGCCAGCGGCGCCGCCCTCCCCGTCGGCTCCGACGCCATCGCCTTCGGCCGTGAATTGGTGCGCCAGAAACGCCGCGACCTGCACGCCATCTTTCACTGCAATACCCAGCAACTGAATCTGTTGGCCGGCGCCGGCGCAGTCAGCAAGGCCGAGTGCGGCTTTTCCGGGCTGGAGGTCTTCGGCTTCGCCAACGGCCTGCGCCGGGCGGTCGAATCCGGCCAACTGGCGCTGGAGGATTACTCCAACCTGGCCATGGCCGTTCGCCTGCTCGGCGGCGCGATGAACTGGCCGTTCGTGCCGGCGACGGTGAATATCGGCTCCGACATCCAGGACCGCAGCGCCTTCGCACCCGATGAATACCCGGCAAAGCACAAGATCCCGACCGTCACCGATCCGTTCTCCGGCCGCGAAATCGGTGCCTTCAGCCCGCTCAAGCCGGATCTCGCCGCCATCCATGTCTCGCTGGCCGACCCCCTCGGCAACGCCATCATGCTCGGCACCGAATGGAGCCGCTTCGAGCTGTCGCGCGCCGCCAGGAAAGTCATCCTGATTGCCGATGCCATCGTCGATACCGATTGCATGCGGCAGTTCCCGAACCTCGTGCGCATCCCCGACATCATCGTCGAAGCCGTGGTTTATCACCCCTTCGCCGCCTGGCCGCAGTCATCACCCGGGCTTTACGACGTCGATGAGGCGCACATGAAATTGATGAACAAGGCGTTGGCCACCGAACAAGGTACCGCCGACTATGTCCGCGACTTCGTCGACAGCTATGGCGATATCGACGGTTATCTCGACCTGATCGGCCGCGACAACATCGCCCGCTTGAGCGACAGCGCCACCAGCTTCCTTCTCGATCCGTTCCGGCAGTGGATCAAGACGCCCGAGGAAATCGCGGCACTGACGGCGGAGGTGGCAGCATGA
- a CDS encoding CysB family HTH-type transcriptional regulator: MNFQQLRIVRETVRQDFNLTEVANALYTSQPGVSKHIKDLEDELGIEIFIRRGKRLLGLTEPGKELVEVVERILLDTQNLRRIADQFASRETGHFVVATTHTQARYALPKIIQWFKADYPKVHLSLLQGSPREIADLLASGQADVGIATESLDKVPELASFPFYSWHHAIIVPKGHPLLNVGEITLETLSEYPIITYHEGFTGRSHVDQAFADAGIVPDIVLSAIDADVIKTYVGLGLGVGVVASVAYDVEQDRSLELIPVPHLFPANTTRLAVRRGTYLRSYAHAFIEKVCPDIGEDLIKAALKTQNGAE, translated from the coding sequence ATGAATTTTCAGCAACTCAGAATCGTCCGCGAGACGGTTCGCCAGGATTTCAACCTGACCGAAGTGGCCAACGCGCTCTATACCTCGCAGCCTGGCGTCAGCAAACACATCAAGGATCTTGAAGACGAGTTGGGCATCGAGATCTTCATTCGCCGCGGCAAACGCCTGCTCGGGCTGACCGAGCCGGGCAAGGAACTGGTCGAAGTGGTCGAGCGTATCCTGCTCGACACCCAGAACCTACGCCGCATCGCCGACCAGTTCGCCAGCCGCGAAACCGGACATTTCGTTGTCGCCACGACCCACACCCAAGCCCGCTATGCGTTGCCGAAGATCATTCAGTGGTTCAAGGCCGACTACCCGAAAGTGCATTTGTCGCTGTTGCAGGGAAGCCCGCGGGAAATCGCCGACTTGCTGGCCTCCGGGCAGGCCGATGTCGGCATCGCCACGGAAAGCCTCGACAAGGTTCCCGAGCTGGCCTCCTTCCCGTTCTATTCCTGGCACCATGCGATCATCGTGCCGAAAGGACACCCCTTGCTCAACGTCGGCGAAATCACGCTGGAGACGCTGAGCGAGTACCCGATCATCACCTACCACGAAGGCTTTACCGGTCGCTCCCATGTCGACCAGGCCTTCGCCGATGCCGGGATCGTGCCCGACATCGTCCTCTCCGCCATTGATGCCGACGTGATCAAGACCTATGTCGGTCTCGGCCTGGGCGTCGGCGTGGTGGCCTCGGTGGCCTATGACGTCGAGCAGGATCGAAGCCTGGAACTGATCCCGGTCCCTCACTTGTTTCCCGCCAATACGACACGCCTCGCGGTGCGGCGGGGAACCTACCTGCGCAGCTACGCGCACGCCTTCATCGAGAAAGTCTGCCCTGACATCGGCGAAGATCTGATCAAGGCCGCCCTCAAGACGCAGAACGGGGCTGAATAA